A window of the Arachis duranensis cultivar V14167 chromosome 5, aradu.V14167.gnm2.J7QH, whole genome shotgun sequence genome harbors these coding sequences:
- the LOC107488989 gene encoding uncharacterized protein LOC107488989: MNNEFKLQTPNDIDKHIIDEILDENKRPNLHGAIQNYMVHGPCVKKRKCVLDTKFIVLYNPKVLLKFGCHINVEYTCQTSSIKYLFKYVHKGNDRVTATLYNTGVPSKATQVVHEIRNYYDCRYISACEMAANMSYSYARNLTYAEFPTKFVWKDDSSKWFPRKKGFAIGRLTHVPAELTISDDEIKQLCLMDIDKILHSYGKTLKDYPPMPLATEVDSSLLTKRIIREELNFNRDDLNKNASDILAIATPEQRYAFDKIVTAVYYDEGIFFFVYGHGDTRETFLWNLISAEIRSRGDIVLNVASSGIVSLLLPNGRTTHSKFKILMNITEDFVCNIKFGFLQAMLLLKAKLIIWDEAPMVSRNCYEALDKYLSDIMRCSPTCSKDLSFGGKVVVLGRDFRQVLPVIPRGSKQDIVHSTVNSSYLWKFCQVLKLTKNMRLSIGTTASDQDETEQFGEWLLKVGDGLIGDNMDGESEICLLGDIVIPSSD, from the exons ATGAATAACGAGTTCAAGCTACAAACACCAAATGACATAGACAAGCATATAATAGATGAGATTCTTGATGAAAATAAAAGGCCAAATCTACATGGAGCTATTCAAAATTACATGGTACATGGTCCATGTG TGAAGAAAAGGAAATGTGTACTAGACACTAAGTTCATTGTTCTGTATAATCCAAAAGTGTTGCTCAAGTTCGGGTGCCATATAAATGTGGAATACACATGCCAAACAAGTTCTATTAAGTATCTGTTTAAGTATGTACACAAGGGTAATGACCGCGTAACAGCTACTCTATACAATACTGGTGTTCCGTCAAAAGCCACACAAGTTGTTCACGAAATTAGGAATTACTACGATTGTAGGTACATTTCGGCATGTGAG ATGGCAGCGAACATGTCATATTCCTATGCTCGAAATCTGACTTATGCTGAGTTTCCAACCAAGTTTGTTTGGAAGGACGATTCTTCAAAATGGTTTCCTCGAAAGAAAGGCTTCGCAATTGGAAGATTGACTCATGTACCTGCAG AGTTAACAATATCAGATGATGAGATTAAGCAGTTGTGCTTAATGGATATAGACAAGATCTTACATTCCTATGGTAAAACATTGAAAGACTATCCTCCTATGCCTTTAGCAACTGAAGTTGATAGTTCTTTATTAACCAAAAGGATTATTAGGGAAGAGCTAAACTTTAACAGggatgatttaaataaaaatgcctCAGACATATTAGCCATCGCAACACCTGAGCAGAGATATGCATTCGATAAAATTGTTACAGCTGTGTATTATGATGAaggaatttttttctttgtgtatGGTCATGGGGATACTAGAGAAACATTTCTCTGGAATCTTATTTCTGCTGAGATTCGCTCAAGGGGTGATATAGTGTTAAACGTTGCTTCGAGTGGTATTGTATCTTTACTTCTTCCCAATGGAAGAACGACACACTCAAAGTTCAAAATACTGATGAATATAACTGAGGATTTTGTATGTAACATCAAATTTGGTTTCCTTCAAGCAATGTTGTTGTTGAAAGCCAAACTTATAATTTGGGATGAGGCTCCAATGGTTAGTAGGAACTGCTATGAAGCGCTTGATAAATACTTGAGTGATATCATGAGGTGTTCTCCAACATGTAGCAAAGATTTATCCtttggaggaaaagtggttGTACTAGGTAGAGACTTTAGACAAGTTCTTCCTGTCATTCCACGAGGATCGAAACAAGATATCGTTCATTCAACCGTGAATTCGTCTTACCTTTGGAAGTTTTGTCAGGTGcttaaactaacaaaaaatatgagACTCTCTATAGGGACGACTGCTTCAGATCAAGATGAGACAGAACAATTTGGTGAGTGGTTATTGAAAGTTGGTGATGGTCTAATAGGTGACAATATGGATGGTGAATCTGAGATATGTCTTCTTGGAGATATTGTTATTCCTTCTTCAGACTAG